The genomic window AGCTGATTGTAAACGGCTTTTGCAAAGACATCCTGTCCAAGCTGCCGATGGAATTTGCTGTAGAAGCCCAGAAATTGCTGGCCATCGAACTTGAAGGTAGTGTAGGCTAAACGTGTAGGTTAACCTGCCACCATTCACCCGAAACTGGCAGACCGCCGCGTTGGTGCGTCTGCATATTTTTCCAAGAAGCGAACCCCTAACATCATCATGCTAGAGATCAAAAATCTCCGCGTTTCGATAGAAGACGAGAACAAAGAAATCCTGAAAGGCCTGGACCTCACCGTAAAAGCAGGGGAAGTACACGCCATCATGGGCCCAAATGGCTCAGGCAAAAGCACCCTGGCCTCTGTATTGGCCGGCCGCGACGGCTATGAAGTGACAGAAGGATCTGTCACCTTCCAGAATGACGACCTCCTGGAACTGGAAGCAGATGAGCGCGCCCTCGAAGGCCTGTTCCTCGCGTTTCAGTACCCGGTTGAGCTGCCTGGCGTCAGTATGTCCAACTTTCTCAAGCAGGCCATCAACGCACAGCGCGCGCACCGTGGCGAGGATCCTATCACAGCCATGGAATTCCTGAAGCTGCTGAAGGAAAAGGCAGAAATGGTACACCTGGACCCGAACCTGAAGAAGCGTTCGGTGAACGAAGGCTTCTCAGGTGGCGAAAAGAAACGCAATGAGATTTTCCAGATGGCTATTCTGGAGCCCAAACTTGCCATCATGGACGAAACCGATTCTGGTCTCGACATCGATGCACTTCGGATTGTCTCAGACGGCGTAAACCAGTTACGCGCTGATGACCGTGCCTTTGTAGTTATCACGCATTACCAGCGCCTCCTAGAATACATCGTGCCCGACTTCGTGCATGTGCTTGTAGACGGGCGGATTGTTAAGTCTGGTGGCAAAGAGCTAGCGCTTGAACTCGAAGAAAAAGGCTATGACTGGATCAAAGAAGAAGTCCTTGCCTGATCGCCTGAACCAACCAACCTCCAAATTTTTGAATCCATGAGTGTGATGACAGACCAGAAGCTTCGCATGGAAGACCGGTTCCAGGTCATGTACGAGCAGCACAACGGCCATGCCCTCAACGGGAGCAATGCATCGCTGACCACGATACGGCAGGATGCCATTGAAGACTTTGCCAAAATCGGCCTCCCGCACAAGAAAACGGAAGCCTGGAAATATACGCGCATAGAAAAAGCGCTGAGTAAAGACGTTCAGATTCAACTGCAAACTGCTACCTCTTCGCTTCAGGTTGCTGATCTTGCACCGTTTCAGATTCCTGAGCTCGATGCATACCGCGTTGTATTCCTCAACGGTCATATGCAGCCGGCGCTTGGCGACTTAAACGGATTCACAGCCGGCGTTACGTTGACCGACCTGTGCACGGCGTCTACTGAACACGCGGACCTGATGAACCCGCATTTTGCCCAATATGCTAATCCGGATTCAGATGCGTTTGTAGCCCTGAACACGGCGTTTGCCAAAGATGGCTTGTTTCTACACGTACCACAGCGTACGGTATTAGACAAACCCATCCATGTCATCCACTTGTTCGATATGCAGGCGGACCAGATGCTCCAGCCCCGCATGTTGTTTGTTGCTGAAGCCGGCAGTCAGGTCAAAGTGATCGAGAGCTTTGCCTCGCTCAACAATGGCGCTGCAACGTTTGTGAACAGCGTAACAGAATGGGTCGTGGAAGCGCGCGCCCACGTCGACCATTATCAGTTGCAGGAATTCGGCGAAGAAACTACAGTTGTTGCAGACATCCACGCACAGCAGGCAGCAACAAGCTTCTTCAGCACCCACACCACTTCGCTTACTGGCAAGATGATCAGAAACAACCTGACCATCGTCCCCGATGCTGAAGATTGTGAGAGCCACTTGTTTGGCTTTGTGCTGGGCAAAAACGATATGCACGTCGACAACCATACATTGGTTGACCACAAGAAGCCCAATTGCTTTAGCAACGAGCTGTACAAAAACATCCTCGATGACGCCTCAACGGGCATATTTAACGGGAAAGTGTTTGTCCGCCCCGACGCGCAGAAAATCAATGCGTACCAGTCGAACAAAAGCATCACGCTTACGCCCAAGGCACAGATGTACTCCAAGCCGGAGCTCGAAATCTACGCGGATGATGTGCGGTGCAGCCACGGCGCAACAACGGGCCAACTCGATGAAGATGCCCTCTTCTACCTCAGAGCCCGCGGCATCAATGAAACGCAGGCACGCTCCCTGCTGCTCATGGCTTTTGCACGTGATGTAATCGACAACATCAAAATAGAGCCTTTGCGCGCATTCGTTGACGACAAAATTGCAGCACGCCTGTAAGCGCTCTTGCTGCACATACCCTAGCTGCTATGCCTGGTGCGACCTTACATGGTACCCCCCTTGCTGCTGACTCAGCGGCGCCTCGCTTTGATATCTATAAAATCCGAGCGGACTTTCCGGCATTGGATCAGGAAGTGCACGGCCAACCGCTTGTTTATCTGGATAATGGAGCTACGGCGCAAAAGCCACAGGTAGTTATTGACCGCATCCAGTCGTATTACGAAAAAGAGAATAGTAATATTCACCGGGGCGTCCACTTCCTGAGCCAGCAGGCAACGGATGCATACGAGCAAGCCCGGTCGAAAATGCAGCTATTCATCAACGCTGCGCACGCGCATGAAGTGTTGTACACCCGCGGCACCACAGAGGCCATCAACCTCATTGCATCTACATACGGGCGCATGCACGTGCAGGCCGGCGATGAAATTCTGATCTCTACGATGGAGCACCACTCCAACATCGTACCCTGGCAGATGTTATGTGAGGAGAAAGGAGCGGTACTGAAAGTCATTCCGATCAACGAACGCGGAGAAATTCAGTACGATGCGTACTTGAACATGCTCTCCGACCGGACGCGGATTGTAGCTGTTTGCCATGTATCCAATAGCCTCGGCACAATCAATCCGATAGCCGATATGGCTGCGGCTGCGCATGCCAGTGGCAGCATCATCGTTGTTGACGGTGCCCAGGCAGCCCCACACATGGCCATCGATGTGCAAGCATTGGATGCAGATTTTTACGCGTTGTCGAGCCACAAAATGTTTGGCCCAACGGGTGTTGGTATCCTCTATGGCAAAGAAGCCCTGCTTGAGGCAATGCCACCATACCAGGGCGGCGGGGATATGATTGACAATGTGTCATTCGAAAAAACGACTTACAACGCACTCCCCCACAAGTTTGAAGCCGGCACCCCCAACATTGTTGGTGGCATTGCATTGGGCACCGCAGTTGATTACCTCAACGGAATCGGATTTGATGCCTTGCATGCCTATGAAGCGTCTTTGCTTGCCTATGCAACAAGCCAGTTGGAAGCCATCGATGGCTTGCGCATCATCGGTACAGCAACACAAAAAGCCGGCGTACTGTCTTTCCTGATTGATGATATCCATCCGTATGACACCGGAGCCATCCTCGACCAGTTGGGGATTGCTGTCCGAACCGGACACCATTGCACGCAACCACTGATGGATCACCTGGCAATCCCCGGTACAGCGCGTGCCTCCCTTGCACTCTATAACAATGAAGCGGACATCGACCAGCTTGTGGCCGGCTTGCACCG from Bacteroidota bacterium includes these protein-coding regions:
- the sufC gene encoding Fe-S cluster assembly ATPase SufC — protein: MLEIKNLRVSIEDENKEILKGLDLTVKAGEVHAIMGPNGSGKSTLASVLAGRDGYEVTEGSVTFQNDDLLELEADERALEGLFLAFQYPVELPGVSMSNFLKQAINAQRAHRGEDPITAMEFLKLLKEKAEMVHLDPNLKKRSVNEGFSGGEKKRNEIFQMAILEPKLAIMDETDSGLDIDALRIVSDGVNQLRADDRAFVVITHYQRLLEYIVPDFVHVLVDGRIVKSGGKELALELEEKGYDWIKEEVLA
- the sufD gene encoding Fe-S cluster assembly protein SufD, giving the protein MSVMTDQKLRMEDRFQVMYEQHNGHALNGSNASLTTIRQDAIEDFAKIGLPHKKTEAWKYTRIEKALSKDVQIQLQTATSSLQVADLAPFQIPELDAYRVVFLNGHMQPALGDLNGFTAGVTLTDLCTASTEHADLMNPHFAQYANPDSDAFVALNTAFAKDGLFLHVPQRTVLDKPIHVIHLFDMQADQMLQPRMLFVAEAGSQVKVIESFASLNNGAATFVNSVTEWVVEARAHVDHYQLQEFGEETTVVADIHAQQAATSFFSTHTTSLTGKMIRNNLTIVPDAEDCESHLFGFVLGKNDMHVDNHTLVDHKKPNCFSNELYKNILDDASTGIFNGKVFVRPDAQKINAYQSNKSITLTPKAQMYSKPELEIYADDVRCSHGATTGQLDEDALFYLRARGINETQARSLLLMAFARDVIDNIKIEPLRAFVDDKIAARL
- a CDS encoding cysteine desulfurase; this translates as MPGATLHGTPLAADSAAPRFDIYKIRADFPALDQEVHGQPLVYLDNGATAQKPQVVIDRIQSYYEKENSNIHRGVHFLSQQATDAYEQARSKMQLFINAAHAHEVLYTRGTTEAINLIASTYGRMHVQAGDEILISTMEHHSNIVPWQMLCEEKGAVLKVIPINERGEIQYDAYLNMLSDRTRIVAVCHVSNSLGTINPIADMAAAAHASGSIIVVDGAQAAPHMAIDVQALDADFYALSSHKMFGPTGVGILYGKEALLEAMPPYQGGGDMIDNVSFEKTTYNALPHKFEAGTPNIVGGIALGTAVDYLNGIGFDALHAYEASLLAYATSQLEAIDGLRIIGTATQKAGVLSFLIDDIHPYDTGAILDQLGIAVRTGHHCTQPLMDHLAIPGTARASLALYNNEADIDQLVAGLHRVKKMLG